One Pectobacterium polaris DNA window includes the following coding sequences:
- the dbpA gene encoding ATP-dependent RNA helicase DbpA, whose protein sequence is MSTTSFSSLALPAEQLSNLNELGYTDMTPVQAVTLPAVLSGADVRAKAKTGSGKTAAFGIGLLDRIVVSDFTTQALVLCPTRELADQVSKELRRLARFAQNIKILTLCGGQPMGQQLDSLVHAPHIVVGTPGRIQDHLRKQSLSLDSLKVLVLDEADRMLDMGFTDAIDDVISYTPSDRQTLLFSATYPEEIEQISARVQRQPQRFEIADGVEESAIEQRFYETTKDQRLPLLIAILGHYQPASCVVFCNTKRDCQSVFDALDMRGISVSALHGDLEQRDRDQVLVRFANRSCRVLVATDVAARGLDIKELELVVNFELAFDPEVHVHRIGRTGRAGTKGLAVSLCTPQEMNRANLIEDYLGMRIKWTPADEVSRSGEVALEPEMMTLCIDGGRKAKIRPGDILGALTGDAGLTAAEVGKIDMFPMHAYVAIRKASAKRALQQLQKGKIKGKSCKARLLK, encoded by the coding sequence GTGAGTACAACCTCTTTTTCTTCCCTCGCGCTGCCCGCAGAGCAGTTATCCAATCTTAATGAACTGGGCTATACCGACATGACGCCCGTCCAGGCGGTGACGCTGCCAGCCGTTCTGAGCGGCGCAGACGTGCGGGCCAAGGCGAAAACCGGTAGCGGTAAAACGGCGGCATTCGGCATTGGGTTGCTGGATCGTATTGTCGTGAGCGACTTTACCACGCAGGCGCTGGTGCTGTGCCCGACGCGTGAGCTGGCCGATCAGGTCAGCAAAGAGCTGCGTCGTCTGGCTCGTTTTGCACAAAACATTAAGATTCTGACACTGTGCGGCGGTCAGCCGATGGGCCAGCAGCTCGATTCGCTGGTTCACGCTCCGCATATTGTTGTCGGGACGCCGGGACGTATTCAGGACCATTTACGCAAGCAGTCGCTGTCTCTGGATAGCCTGAAAGTGCTGGTACTGGATGAAGCGGATCGCATGCTGGATATGGGCTTCACTGATGCCATTGATGATGTGATTTCCTACACGCCGTCCGATCGTCAAACCCTGTTATTTTCCGCTACGTACCCAGAAGAGATCGAACAGATCAGCGCACGCGTTCAGCGTCAGCCGCAACGTTTCGAGATTGCAGATGGTGTGGAAGAATCGGCTATTGAACAACGTTTCTATGAGACAACGAAAGATCAGCGTCTGCCGCTGTTGATTGCCATTTTGGGCCATTATCAGCCTGCGTCCTGCGTGGTGTTCTGTAATACGAAGCGTGATTGCCAGAGCGTATTTGACGCGCTGGACATGCGCGGGATTAGCGTATCCGCGCTGCATGGCGATCTGGAACAGCGCGATCGCGATCAGGTTCTGGTGCGTTTTGCTAACCGCAGCTGCCGTGTGCTGGTGGCAACCGATGTTGCGGCTCGTGGCCTCGATATCAAAGAGTTGGAGCTGGTGGTAAATTTTGAGCTGGCTTTCGACCCTGAAGTTCACGTTCACCGCATTGGCAGAACGGGCCGCGCGGGTACGAAAGGTCTGGCGGTGAGCCTGTGTACACCACAGGAAATGAACCGCGCTAATCTGATTGAAGACTACCTCGGTATGCGCATTAAATGGACACCGGCGGATGAAGTTAGTCGCAGTGGCGAGGTTGCGCTTGAACCTGAGATGATGACGCTGTGCATTGATGGTGGCAGAAAAGCCAAAATCCGTCCCGGCGATATCCTCGGGGCGTTAACCGGCGATGCAGGATTAACGGCAGCGGAAGTAGGGAAAATTGATATGTTCCCGATGCATGCTTATGTCGCTATCCGTAAAGCCAGTGCTAAGCGCGCGTTGCAGCAGCTCCAGAAAGGCAAAATCAAAGGAAAAAGCTGCAAGGCCAGATTGTTAAAGTAA
- a CDS encoding molybdate ABC transporter substrate-binding protein: MTDPLRLYAAGSLRLAFAPLLATFSERYAVDVIQTFGPAGLLSEKVMHGDAVDIFASANCAHPLRLKALGLAEETSVFTRNHLCIVMRNVPELTTQSWLMALLDPRFVLSTSTPGSDPGGDYAFELFDRIERLHRGWGNQLRDKAKPLVGGGLDHAIPAGMTAGSYLIRTGQSDMHIGYASYLPLLLNQPDLHVVHLPDPYRIDAEYMLAVMKPARREARLLANYLLSPEGQGFLVNKGFASLF; encoded by the coding sequence ATGACCGATCCCCTTCGCCTGTATGCAGCGGGCAGCCTGCGCCTTGCATTTGCTCCGCTGTTGGCAACGTTCAGCGAACGTTATGCGGTGGACGTGATACAGACTTTTGGCCCTGCTGGGCTACTGAGTGAAAAAGTGATGCACGGTGACGCGGTAGATATTTTCGCCTCGGCAAACTGTGCGCATCCTTTACGCTTGAAAGCGCTGGGGCTGGCGGAAGAAACCAGCGTGTTTACGCGCAACCACCTTTGTATTGTGATGCGTAACGTGCCGGAACTCACCACGCAATCCTGGCTGATGGCGCTCCTTGACCCACGTTTTGTGCTTTCAACTTCGACGCCTGGCAGCGATCCCGGAGGGGATTATGCGTTTGAGCTTTTTGATCGCATCGAACGTCTGCATCGAGGCTGGGGAAATCAGTTGCGCGACAAAGCGAAACCGCTGGTGGGCGGCGGGCTCGACCATGCCATTCCGGCTGGCATGACGGCGGGAAGTTACCTGATTCGGACTGGGCAGAGCGATATGCACATTGGCTATGCGAGCTATCTGCCGTTATTGCTCAATCAACCGGATCTGCATGTGGTTCATTTACCCGATCCCTATCGTATTGATGCCGAGTACATGCTGGCTGTTATGAAACCTGCACGACGTGAGGCGCGGCTGCTGGCGAACTATCTTTTATCTCCTGAAGGACAAGGCTTTCTGGTGAACAAAGGATTTGCCTCACTGTTTTAG